From Clavelina lepadiformis chromosome 9, kaClaLepa1.1, whole genome shotgun sequence, the proteins below share one genomic window:
- the LOC143470072 gene encoding uncharacterized protein LOC143470072 → MVTFYKGNAQRNQLEFNLDVSTPSNASYRSKLSSPGLVMIEKLHSKSGVSGKSKHLKQNPIPSDKLSLALQLAKLDISTSQKTQHEVEKEKIKVKRNKVKEQTHAKEKVAKCLHEIPVQSHESSTPVRKHPISKPSQFKSPIHKRTRTTQPNMVAKQKITELPHNKKPRNYRQAYFDNLNVMKDACVSTADIYEDVNNFAESGNFKQFSNTWKGIIRKEKLRKHIPASKSGFLSMYRSPRRKKKKNKSSASESILHERKVKKVKDVVLSDDEKVTDISFEKTGNKVNQNDIKSVKKVTLKGDRPRHKASLHVDPMKGVEETPSMKFRDLLRSKLHFTSKEHDIDHDDDDGYKDLNHHYSGFPQPSVVKDDVSINAHEEGDLDSKAKDLDNLLQCESLYQRLVDIQNEEDVIRHRWKQVRYDDIPHQPQVNHFKNSKQSPELITISHNEESPVPFEETVLFKSSKQPHQNLFMSNVASQPSSRTDDREMLRLPKDIRNSVISNRTRFTQYLKSSFHEPKGKFNPWKIVDNLADEMLDKMVEDVCGELFEGCDDFVEHLFEDEFADPSASHSMISNSTSYT, encoded by the coding sequence ATGGTTACATTTTATAAGGGAAATGCTCAACGCAACCAACTAGAGTTCAACCTTGACGTTTCAACTCCGAGCAATGCAAGTTATCGAAGCAAACTTTCAAGTCCTGGTTTGGTCATGATTGAAAAACTTCACTCCAAGTCGGGTGTCAGTGGAAAGAGCAAACACTTGAAGCAAAATCCCATTCCATCTGATAAACTGTCACTCGCATTGCAACTTGCCAAGCTCGACATAAGCACTTCGCAGAAAACTCAACATGAGGTGgaaaaagagaaaataaaagtaaaacgcAACAAAGTAAAAGAACAAACTCATGCGAAAGAAAAAGTTGCCAAGTGTCTTCACGAAATTCCTGTACAATCTCATGAAAGTTCAACCCCTGTGAGGAAACACCCAATAAGCAAACCGTCTCAATTCAAAAGTCCTATACACAAAAGAACCAGGACCACGCAACCAAATATGGTTGCCAAGCAAAAAATCACTGAGTTGCCTCACAACAAAAAACCACGCAACTATCGGCAGGCATATTTTGATAATCTTAACGTAATGAAAGATGCCTGCGTATCAACTGCTGACATTTATGAAGACGTAAATAATTTTGCAGAAAGTggaaatttcaaacaattttccaaCACCTGGAAAGGGATTATCCGGAAAGAGAAGCTGAGAAAACACATTCCTGCTTCCAAAAGTGGATTTCTTTCTATGTATAGAAGTCCAAGgaggaaaaagaagaaaaacaagtcATCTGCGTCGGAGAGCATCTTACATGAGCGCAAGGTCAAGAAAGTCAAGGATGTTGTGCTAAGTGATGATGAAAAAGTAACGGACATAAGCTTTGAGAAAACTGGTAATAAAGTCAATCAAAATGACATAAAGTCAGTCAAGAAAGTCACTTTGAAAGGGGACCGGCCTAGGCATAAAGCTTCATTACATGTTGATCCAATGAAAGGAGTGGAGGAGACTCCTTCTATGAAGTTCCGTGACTTATTGAGAAGCAAATTACATTTCACATCCAAAGAGCATGACATTGAccatgatgatgatgatggcTACAAAGACTTGAATCATCATTATTCGGGGTTCCCTCAGCCAAGTGTGGTAAAAGATGATGTAAGCATAAACGCGCATGAAGAAGGAGATCTGGATAGCAAAGCCAAAGATCTTGACAATCTTCTTCAATGCGAGTCTTTGTACCAGAGGTTGGTTGACATTCAAAACGAAGAAGATGTGATCAGACACAGATGGAAGCAAGTAAGATACGACGACATCCCTCACCAACCACAAGTCAACCACTTTAAAAATTCCAAGCAATCTCCCGAGCTTATCACAATTTCACACAATGAAGAGTCACCGGTACCTTTTGAGGaaactgttttgtttaaatcgtCAAAACAACCTCATCAGAATTTATTTATGTCCAACGTTGCATCCCAGCCTTCATCAAGAACAGACGATAGGGAAATGTTACGTCTCCCTAAGGACATAAGGAACTCAGTCATTTCAAACAGGACACGTTTTACGCAGTATTTAAAGTCTAGTTTTCACGAACCGAAGGGTAAGTTCAACCCTTGGAAAATCGTTGACAATCTTGCTGACGAGATGTTAGACAAAATGGTTGAAGATGTTTGTGGTGAACTATTTGAGGGCTGCGATGATTTTGTGGAGCATTTATTTGAGGATGAGTTCGCCGATCCTAGCGCATCTCATTCGATGATCAGCAACTCCACAAGCTATACGTGA
- the LOC143470101 gene encoding ribonuclease kappa-A-like, which yields MVRTKLIGPKCSRCCMVTSVWGVVMFLLMGGAYKLHSPALYDDVNINATRIADKEYVYSMYDETGTNCFIVAGVYVAVFFFSLWQFRVNQTLQAYTIR from the exons ATGGTTCGAACGAAGCTAATTGGTCCAAAATGTTCGAGATGTTGCATGGTGACTAGTGTATGGGGAGTTGTGATGTTT TTGCTGATGGGCGGTGCTTACAAGCTGCATAGTCCAGCTCTCTACGATGATGTGAACATAAACGCAACCCGCATAGCAGA CAAGGAGTATGTATATTCCATGTACGATGAAACGGGAACAAATTGCTTTATTGTTGCGGGCGTCTATGttgctgtttttttctttagtttgtGGCAATTTCGAGTGAATCAAACTCTCCAAGCTTACACCATTCGTTGA
- the LOC143470066 gene encoding uncharacterized protein LOC143470066 — MAAVEASLPLSHFYRETLGTEHLSQNLRSNELFTPLQLNRVTVSPTRYEQYRSLLEKQPRLPWGRLRDYGGLQKVQLPEEFIKLKGFPPEVVQKGHRHYGTGASDPRDLKVEQYYDITDLHKSQVRTSDQVLLPSPHKEMTHRQVNRPFPAEHPYTSHMSRFALFPKYTTPDDPESGDPARCSRPLHSNAPANAHKAIVMNKSKGAPFRRELQHYPLESEKSALEWSGEDDFYQLMKSPDGGRQPYYPTPPKIVHPNLRLRQEDQRLELRSANALRNLERDQWKTTYDNNYTGNGPSNVMHIDDYHKKLVDEIQSGRQSRNNDMIPLTSPSFLPPRPLEGRYARLYQQKRHLSADVRYPDDVPDPDPVDVMDSREYTSLPGSSRALRRKDEWYKTATSGQVVDDDAKVTLSKSSPLHDDDVDDQWRSMQLKSHSDHGLQTVTSKKEAGIDPRKSGEYDRLPKNVEELEQLPEVKESYLKNYQDERDKNFKTIERRNEKGKLELQYQPMQDLHAMRNKVDQIGTRFQPLALAQHQDQVSGDLSLLDDVKRGITQRETTSYRTGLKFSTENISDCGPGTALHDRQLEGYETFPITWRRHIPVTDPPEQNHRGNLERSVTRTNPFSMSLDAERLEGGTDGVMDTSGSSTGSILRTPGSPPRTGSSRSISFSEVVRVATTEYGTRFKLSTSPLSSADSSTQLKTTRPSTPFPVSPRPISEPAIYPDISASGPALRPSSSFPHQQTRPSTQGHWSWNYDTRHKGEFEPMGWSPKPKTPRPHSSLLEIQNSWSKADAHRRFHENLPEQAPDMRDHTRHYELADCSADLRFHHSIKHKEKRHTFYGLNSYHFYNGNPIV, encoded by the exons ATGGCAGCGGTGGAAGCATCGTTACCATTGAGTCATTTCTACCGGGAAACGTTAGGGACGGAACACTTGTCGCAAAATCTCCGCTCAAATGAGTTGTTTACCCCCTTGCAGTTGAACAGGGTCACAGTCAGTCCCACGAG GTACGAGCAATACCGATCCTTGCTTGAAAAGCAGCCTCGGTTGCCATGGGGTCGACTGCGAGACTATGGGGGGTTGCAGAAAGTTCAGCTTCCTgaagaatttataaaattgaaaGGATTTCCTCCGGAAGTGGTCCAGAAA GGCCACCGCCATTACGGCACTGGGGCAAGCGATCCGCGCGACTTGAAAGTGGAACAGTATTACGACATCACAGACCTGCACAAAAGTCAAGTTCGGACAAGTGACCAAGTTCTTCTGCCATCCCCTCACAAAGAGATGAC CCATCGCCAGGTGAACCGGCCCTTCCCCGCGGAGCACCCCTACACCTCCCATATGTCTCGGTTTGCTCTCTTCCCCAAGTATACCACCCCTGATGACCCAGAAAGCGGGGATCCTGCCCGATGCAGCCGCCCCCTTCATTCCAACGCCCCGGCCAACGCCCACAAAGCGATTGTCATGAATAAGTCGAAAG GCGCACCCTTCAGGCGGGAGCTGCAGCACTATCCTCTGGAGAGTGAGAAGAGCGCCCTCGAGTGGAGCGGAGAAGACGATTTTTATCAACTGATGAAGTCGCCAGATGGCGGTAGACAACCATATTATCCAACTCCACCAAAAATT GTCCACCCGAACCTGCGACTTCGACAGGAAGATCAGAGGCTGGAGTTGAGATCTGCGAACGCTCTCCGCAATCTTGAAAGAGATCAATGGAAGACTACTTACGACAACAACTACACAG GCAACGGTCCTTCGAACGTGATGCACATTGACGACTATCACAAAAAACTTGTTGATGAGATTCAATCTGGAAGACAGAGCAGGAACAACGATATG ATACCTTTGACGTCACCATCATTTCTGCCGCCTCGTCCGCTAGAGGGCAGATATGCACGGTTATATCAACAAAAACGTCACCTTTCCGCTGACGTAAGATACCCTGATGACGTACCGGATCCCGATCCTGTTGACGTTATGGATAGTCGGGAATATACGTCACTTCCGGGAAGTTCCCGAGCGCTACGACGAAAGGACGAGTGGTATAAGACGGCAACTTCGGGACAAGTTGTTGATGATGAC GCGAAAGTGACGTTATCGAAAAGTTCCCCGTTACACGACGATGACGTAGACGACCAGTGGAGATCGATGCAGCTCAAATCGCATTCCGACCACG GATTGCAGACTGTGACGTCAAAGAAGGAAGCAGGGATTGATCCGAGGAAGTCGGGGGAGTACGATCGACTCCCTAAGAACGTGGAAGAGTTGGAGCAACTTCCAGAAGTCAAAGAGAGTTACCTCAAGAACTACCAAGACGAGAGAGACAAAAACTTTAAG ACGATCGAGCGACGTAATGAGAAAGGCAAGCTGGAGTTACAATACCAGCCGATGCAAGACTTGCACGCGATGAGGAACAAAGTGGACCAGATCGGGACAAGATTTCAACCTCTTGCCTTAGCCCAGCATCAAGACCAG GTAAGCGGCGATCTCTCGCTTCTTGATGATGTCAAAAGGGGAATAACCCAAAGAGAGACTACGTCATACAGAACAGGGCTGAAGTTTTCGACGGAAAACATAAGTGACTGCGGTCCGGGCACTGCATTACACGACAG GCAGTTGGAGGGATATGAAACTTTTCCCATCACGTGGAGGCGCCATATTCCAGTCACTGATCCGCCGGAGCAAAACCACCGCGGAAACTTGGAAAGATCCGTCACACGAACCAATCCCTTTTCGATGAGTCTGGATGCGGAAAGACTTGAAGGCGGAACAGATGGGGTGATGGATACAAGCGGATCCAGTACTGGGTCAATCCTTAGAACCCCTGGGTCACCTCCGCGCACCGGGTCTAGCAGGAGCATTTCCTTTAGCGAG GTGGTCCGAGTGGCGACGACGGAGTACGGAACAAGATTTAAGTTGTCGACGTCTCCGCTATCAAGCGCCGATTCGAGTACACAATTGAAGACGACAAGGCCATCAACTCCGTTCCCGGTTTCACCCAGACCAATATCTGAGCCCGCCATTTACCCAG ATATCTCCGCTTCGGGTCCGGCGCTCCGGCCGAGTAGTTCTTTCCCCCACCAGCAAACGAGGCCCTCTACGCAGGGGCACTGGTCATGGAACTACGACACCCGGCACAAAGGTGAGTTCGAACCAATGGGGTGGTCCCCTAAACCGAAAACCCCCCGACCCCACTCGTCGTTGTTGGAAATTCAAAATTCTTGGAGCAAG GCTGACGCGCACAGAAGATTTCACGAGAATCTTCCCGAACAAGCTCCAGACATGAG GGACCACACGCGCCATTATGAGCTTGCGGATTGCTCGGCTGATCTGAGATTTCATCATTCTATCAAGCACAAGGAAAAACGTCACACTTTCTACGGACTCAACAGCTACCATTTCTATAACGGGAATCCAATTGTATAA